The following are encoded in a window of Neomicrococcus lactis genomic DNA:
- a CDS encoding ABC transporter permease → MTVENNNPSSESPSPSAAAQSATASSVVPQEEARIPVPVRTATKKRKRNSPRRSLLGLAGVLTFFLIWEITPRIGLLPAKYLPPASEVLAVFIQDLGMASFWKSVGDTMLAWGIGLSVAIIAATAIGLVVGMSPFLRKFTNSTVEFLRPIPSVALIPIAVLLFGVKIESSLMLIIYASFWQVLIQTLYGVADVDNVAMNTAKSYGFSYFQRLRDVVFPTVWPFLMTGIRLAAAVALILAITAQLVIGSPGLGNEISRAQSGGAIAGMYALILATGLLGVLINLVMRYIEKKTLGWHPSVRGEVVV, encoded by the coding sequence ATGACCGTGGAAAATAACAACCCGTCATCTGAGTCGCCCAGCCCTAGCGCGGCTGCTCAGAGCGCCACGGCATCCTCCGTGGTTCCTCAAGAAGAGGCACGCATTCCCGTTCCCGTTCGAACAGCTACCAAGAAGCGCAAACGCAATTCGCCGCGTCGCTCTCTGTTGGGTCTCGCGGGCGTCTTGACGTTCTTCCTGATCTGGGAAATTACGCCCCGCATCGGCCTGTTGCCGGCAAAGTATTTGCCGCCTGCTTCTGAAGTGTTGGCTGTCTTCATCCAGGACTTGGGAATGGCGAGCTTCTGGAAGTCTGTTGGCGACACGATGCTCGCTTGGGGTATTGGCCTGAGTGTTGCCATTATTGCCGCCACGGCAATCGGCTTGGTGGTGGGCATGAGCCCGTTCTTGCGGAAGTTCACGAACTCCACCGTCGAGTTCTTGCGTCCTATCCCATCCGTAGCCCTCATTCCTATCGCCGTGCTGTTGTTCGGTGTGAAGATCGAGTCCTCATTGATGCTCATCATCTACGCGTCTTTCTGGCAGGTCCTGATCCAGACGCTCTACGGCGTGGCTGACGTGGACAACGTGGCGATGAATACCGCGAAGTCTTATGGATTCTCCTACTTCCAACGCTTGCGCGACGTGGTCTTCCCGACGGTGTGGCCGTTCCTCATGACGGGCATCCGTTTGGCGGCCGCTGTGGCGCTGATTCTTGCCATCACCGCCCAGTTGGTGATTGGTTCTCCAGGTCTTGGTAACGAGATCTCTCGGGCGCAGTCCGGTGGCGCAATCGCCGGCATGTACGCGCTCATCTTGGCCACTGGCCTCCTCGGCGTTCTCATCAACTTGGTGATGCGCTATATCGAAAAGAAGACTCTCGGATGGCACCCATCCGTTCGCGGTGAGGTGGTCGTCTAA
- a CDS encoding ABC transporter permease, whose translation MNVLKQIFYILALPLILVGTWWVGTSGAKNFFVPTPALLAERFAATWFGERIMTDVLPSIGRLVTGLLIAIALGIILGLLIGLNKWLRDFTEPVFEFFRAIPPPVLVPVLMIIMGINDSMKVAVIVFGCIWPVLLNTIEGVRSIDPVQNETTRSYGIHGFARIRYQILPSATPQIMAGIRQALPIGLILMVISEMFASSSGLGFTIVQFQRSFAIPEMWSGIVVLGLIGVAMSFIFQFIERRVLRWYRGLKEVENAS comes from the coding sequence ATGAACGTCCTCAAGCAGATTTTTTACATCCTAGCCTTGCCCCTGATCCTCGTGGGCACGTGGTGGGTCGGAACCAGTGGAGCGAAGAATTTCTTCGTCCCTACGCCCGCACTCCTTGCCGAACGCTTCGCCGCCACGTGGTTTGGCGAGCGCATCATGACGGACGTGCTGCCTTCGATCGGACGCCTCGTCACTGGCCTGCTGATCGCTATCGCTTTGGGCATCATCCTTGGCCTGCTCATTGGTTTGAACAAGTGGCTGCGCGACTTCACGGAGCCAGTCTTCGAGTTCTTCCGCGCCATCCCACCGCCAGTCTTGGTGCCAGTTCTCATGATCATCATGGGCATCAACGACTCCATGAAGGTTGCGGTGATTGTCTTCGGTTGTATCTGGCCGGTCCTGCTGAACACCATTGAAGGTGTGCGCTCGATTGACCCAGTGCAAAACGAGACCACGCGTTCATACGGCATCCACGGATTCGCCCGCATTCGTTACCAGATCCTGCCATCCGCAACTCCGCAGATCATGGCCGGTATTCGCCAGGCGCTTCCGATTGGTCTGATCCTGATGGTGATCTCGGAGATGTTCGCATCTTCCTCAGGCCTTGGCTTCACCATTGTGCAGTTCCAGCGTTCCTTCGCAATCCCAGAAATGTGGTCCGGCATCGTGGTGCTCGGCCTGATCGGTGTTGCGATGTCCTTCATCTTCCAGTTCATCGAGCGCCGCGTCCTGCGTTGGTACCGCGGTCTTAAAGAGGTAGAAAATGCCAGCTAA
- a CDS encoding ABC transporter ATP-binding protein yields the protein MPANNENLNNENLNVPGDHIQQPARSRALQTTSTEAGGPAGRTLPDDETLLRVRGLKKVYHTDGGDIEAVRNLTFDLGRNELVCLVGPSGSGKTTLLKCIAGLLAPTEGEVVLAGKKITAPPKKMAVVFQEYGRSLFPWLRVADNVELPLKNAGVPKAERTRLVNEALEAVGLAHVPKSYPWQLSGGMQQRVAIARAVAYQPEVLLMDEPFAAVDAQTRADLEDLVRRIWKQLGMTVLFVTHDIDESVYLGQRVIILSSSPTVVQEDLVIDLPAERDQLETRADPRFTELRHHVYEQIQLAKKGHRPDAEKVNR from the coding sequence ATGCCAGCTAATAACGAAAATCTCAACAACGAAAACCTCAACGTTCCTGGCGATCACATCCAGCAGCCTGCACGTTCTCGAGCGCTTCAGACCACGTCTACTGAGGCAGGCGGACCGGCGGGTCGCACGCTTCCAGATGATGAAACGTTGCTCCGCGTCCGCGGACTCAAGAAGGTTTACCACACGGACGGCGGCGACATTGAAGCTGTCCGCAACCTGACCTTCGACCTCGGCCGCAACGAGCTCGTCTGCTTGGTGGGTCCATCAGGTTCCGGTAAGACCACCTTGCTCAAGTGCATCGCCGGTCTACTTGCTCCAACCGAAGGCGAAGTAGTGCTCGCCGGCAAGAAGATCACGGCTCCGCCCAAGAAGATGGCCGTGGTGTTCCAGGAATACGGCCGTTCACTCTTCCCGTGGTTGCGCGTTGCAGACAACGTCGAGCTTCCTCTGAAGAACGCCGGCGTCCCGAAGGCCGAGCGCACCCGCTTGGTCAATGAGGCACTCGAGGCAGTGGGCTTGGCACACGTGCCGAAGTCCTACCCATGGCAGCTCTCGGGCGGTATGCAGCAGCGTGTGGCCATCGCCCGCGCCGTCGCTTACCAGCCAGAGGTGCTCCTCATGGATGAGCCTTTCGCAGCCGTCGACGCGCAGACGCGTGCCGACCTCGAAGACTTGGTGCGCCGCATTTGGAAGCAGCTCGGCATGACCGTGCTCTTCGTGACGCACGATATCGATGAGTCCGTCTACTTGGGCCAGCGCGTCATCATCCTGTCTTCTTCTCCCACCGTGGTGCAGGAAGACTTGGTCATTGACCTTCCGGCAGAACGCGATCAGCTGGAAACGCGTGCAGATCCTCGCTTCACCGAGCTGCGTCACCATGTGTATGAGCAGATTCAGCTCGCCAAGAAGGGCCACCGCCCGGACGCGGAGAAGGTCAACCGGTAG
- the ligM gene encoding vanillate/3-O-methylgallate O-demethylase — MANNLQEVLDQAGNTVEFLRNSQIGAYIYPVVAPEFSNWRSEQRAWRETAVLFDQSHHMDNLILRGPDAIKLISDTAINSVANFPVNKAKQYVPVTPAGHVIGDGILFRQDEDEYVYVGRAPSTNWLLYNAATGGYNNLDIVEDRRSPSRPMGKPVSREYWRFQIQGPRAWDIIEKLHGGPLEQLKFFSMDYMNIAGEKVRTLRHGMSGAPGLEIWGPYATYDKIRDAVLEAGAEFGIAAVGSRAYPSNTLESGWIPSPLPGIYTGEELRAYREWLPATSYEANNAVAGSFVSDNIEDYYLNPWELGYGSFVKFDHDFIGRDALEKIDPTKQRRKVTLAWENEDFKKIQDSILKPAGENYKYFDLPLANYGSSNYDKVVDADGNVVGFSMFTGYSSNEQRALSLATVNADVPEGAELKVVWGEENGGTKKTTVERHQQIEVSTIVSPVPFSTVARESYQGGWRTGYKDGVAISE, encoded by the coding sequence ATGGCGAACAACTTGCAAGAAGTCCTCGATCAGGCCGGAAATACGGTCGAATTTCTCCGTAACTCCCAAATCGGCGCCTACATCTACCCAGTGGTGGCACCGGAATTCTCCAACTGGCGCTCGGAGCAGCGCGCTTGGCGTGAGACCGCCGTTCTCTTTGACCAGTCCCATCACATGGACAACCTCATCCTCCGCGGCCCGGACGCTATCAAGCTCATCTCTGACACCGCCATCAACTCCGTGGCCAACTTCCCGGTCAACAAGGCCAAGCAGTATGTGCCTGTCACGCCTGCTGGTCACGTGATCGGTGACGGCATCCTCTTCCGCCAGGACGAAGATGAGTACGTGTACGTGGGCCGCGCACCGTCCACCAACTGGCTCTTGTACAACGCTGCAACCGGAGGCTACAACAACCTCGACATTGTCGAAGACCGCCGCTCTCCATCACGCCCTATGGGTAAGCCCGTGTCCCGCGAATACTGGCGTTTCCAGATTCAGGGCCCACGCGCATGGGACATCATCGAGAAGCTCCACGGTGGACCTCTCGAGCAGCTCAAGTTCTTCTCGATGGACTACATGAACATCGCTGGCGAGAAGGTTCGCACTCTTCGTCACGGCATGTCCGGTGCTCCTGGCCTTGAGATCTGGGGTCCATACGCCACGTATGACAAGATCCGCGACGCCGTCTTGGAAGCTGGCGCAGAGTTCGGCATCGCCGCCGTGGGCTCCCGTGCTTACCCATCCAATACGCTCGAATCCGGCTGGATTCCTTCGCCATTGCCAGGCATCTACACGGGTGAAGAGTTGCGCGCTTACCGCGAGTGGCTCCCAGCTACCTCCTACGAGGCCAACAACGCTGTGGCCGGTTCCTTCGTCTCGGATAACATCGAGGATTACTACCTCAACCCGTGGGAGCTTGGCTATGGCTCCTTCGTGAAGTTCGATCACGACTTCATCGGCCGCGACGCCCTCGAGAAGATCGATCCAACCAAGCAGCGCCGCAAGGTCACGCTGGCTTGGGAGAACGAGGACTTCAAGAAGATCCAAGATTCCATCCTCAAGCCGGCCGGCGAGAACTACAAGTACTTCGACTTGCCGTTGGCTAACTACGGTTCTTCGAACTACGACAAGGTCGTGGACGCAGACGGCAACGTCGTGGGCTTCTCGATGTTCACGGGCTACTCCTCCAACGAGCAGCGCGCGCTTTCCCTCGCAACCGTCAACGCGGATGTGCCAGAAGGCGCCGAACTCAAGGTTGTCTGGGGCGAGGAAAACGGCGGCACCAAGAAGACCACCGTTGAGCGTCACCAGCAGATCGAGGTCAGCACCATCGTCTCGCCAGTTCCGTTCTCCACGGTGGCTCGCGAGTCCTACCAGGGCGGCTGGCGCACCGGTTACAAGGACGGCGTAGCCATCTCCGAGTAA
- a CDS encoding ABC transporter substrate-binding protein, producing MKKLASALAAVALLTLTACGSGSPSGSSTSGAPSSAASGAAAGLEKSSIEVGVIPIVDVAPIYLGVQEGLFKKEGLDVKLTLAQGGAAIVPAVTSGQMDFGFSNVTSLIVGRQKGLPLKIVAAGPQTTGDEKNDFAAVVTKADSGIKDIKCLEGKKVGVNTLANISDSTVSEAVKQAGGDPSKVQFVEMAFPDMPANLAKGNVDAIAAVEPFVTLAKNDGAVPVFSNYAYPVKDLMVATYFTSDQYVQQNPKTVAAFTKAMKASQQFAQDNPDKVRAVLSTYTKIDAAVAAKLTFPKFPQEVNKESTQKIAEISKERGLIPELPDMNALLPTE from the coding sequence ATGAAAAAGCTGGCATCTGCGTTAGCGGCAGTGGCGCTCTTAACGCTTACTGCATGCGGAAGTGGATCTCCGTCCGGTTCATCAACCTCCGGTGCTCCATCCTCGGCAGCCTCCGGGGCTGCTGCGGGCCTTGAAAAGTCGAGCATCGAAGTGGGCGTTATCCCCATCGTTGACGTTGCTCCTATCTACCTCGGCGTGCAGGAAGGCCTCTTCAAGAAGGAAGGCCTGGACGTTAAGCTCACACTCGCTCAGGGTGGCGCTGCGATTGTTCCAGCCGTTACCTCCGGCCAGATGGACTTCGGCTTCTCCAACGTCACATCGTTGATCGTTGGCCGCCAGAAGGGGCTCCCGCTCAAGATCGTCGCAGCTGGTCCGCAGACCACTGGCGATGAAAAGAATGACTTCGCTGCTGTGGTGACGAAGGCCGATTCCGGTATCAAGGACATCAAGTGTCTTGAAGGTAAGAAGGTCGGCGTGAACACGCTTGCCAACATCTCTGACTCGACCGTCTCCGAGGCCGTCAAGCAAGCTGGCGGCGATCCGTCCAAGGTTCAGTTCGTGGAAATGGCTTTCCCAGACATGCCTGCCAACTTGGCTAAGGGCAACGTGGACGCCATCGCTGCGGTGGAGCCTTTCGTGACGCTCGCTAAGAATGACGGCGCCGTCCCTGTCTTCTCCAACTACGCGTACCCGGTCAAGGACCTCATGGTTGCCACGTATTTCACGTCTGACCAGTACGTGCAGCAGAACCCTAAGACCGTTGCTGCCTTCACGAAGGCTATGAAGGCTTCGCAGCAGTTCGCTCAGGACAACCCTGACAAGGTTCGCGCAGTGCTTTCCACCTACACAAAGATCGATGCAGCTGTGGCTGCCAAGCTCACCTTCCCGAAGTTCCCGCAAGAAGTGAACAAGGAATCGACGCAGAAGATCGCCGAGATCTCCAAGGAGCGCGGCTTGATTCCTGAGCTCCCAGATATGAACGCGCTGCTTCCAACGGAGTAA
- a CDS encoding IS30 family transposase, with product MRRGARQREEFVRLRAQGMSRREATELVGIHPSTAKDWDNGVRKNGNGRVYPDGRVVNYKSGVTTYTHIAGQHQTSASPSLRALEQQIDARFLSMTEREEIYAMTVAGHSYRQIAVKLQRSPSTISREVRRNCSIGGAYYPHTAHRQAVARRSRPKEAKLARPGRLRDYVAYGLRLGWSPEQVCRRMVADHPDDLEMQVCQETVYQSIYLQARGGLKREVTQALRSGRARRKPQKKIDERQPRFRDGMINISERPATVEDRAVPGHWEGDLIMGAGNLSAIGTLVERTTRFVMLVHLPRDHTAQTVRDGLINTMLKLPEALRGSLTWDQGIEMALHKSFSAATDMDVYFCDPHSPWQRGSNENTNGLLRQYFPKSTDLSQYGPEDLEQVAILLNGRPRKSLDWKTPAERLHELLSEP from the coding sequence ATCAGACGCGGTGCGCGTCAACGCGAAGAGTTCGTGCGTTTACGAGCCCAAGGCATGAGCCGTCGTGAGGCTACCGAACTGGTAGGCATTCATCCCAGCACGGCCAAGGACTGGGATAACGGTGTTCGCAAGAATGGAAACGGGAGGGTCTATCCCGATGGTCGTGTAGTGAACTACAAAAGTGGGGTGACCACCTATACCCATATCGCCGGCCAGCATCAAACGAGTGCCAGTCCGAGCTTGCGTGCGTTGGAGCAACAGATTGATGCGCGGTTCCTGTCCATGACTGAACGGGAGGAAATCTACGCGATGACCGTTGCAGGACATTCATATCGTCAAATCGCCGTGAAGCTACAGCGTTCACCGTCCACCATCAGCAGAGAGGTCCGCAGGAACTGCTCTATAGGCGGTGCTTACTATCCTCATACTGCGCACCGGCAAGCGGTCGCTCGCAGGTCACGACCGAAGGAAGCAAAACTTGCGCGCCCAGGACGGCTGCGTGATTACGTTGCTTATGGTTTGCGCCTAGGGTGGTCTCCGGAACAAGTCTGCCGTCGGATGGTGGCTGATCACCCTGATGATTTGGAGATGCAGGTGTGTCAGGAAACGGTGTATCAATCGATCTATCTGCAGGCTCGTGGCGGTCTAAAACGGGAAGTCACGCAAGCGCTACGTTCTGGCAGAGCACGACGTAAACCACAGAAAAAGATTGATGAACGTCAGCCGCGTTTCCGCGATGGAATGATTAACATCAGCGAACGACCCGCCACTGTCGAGGACCGTGCGGTGCCTGGCCATTGGGAAGGCGACTTGATCATGGGCGCCGGGAATCTGTCCGCGATCGGAACCCTAGTCGAGCGCACCACCCGGTTCGTGATGCTCGTGCATTTACCCAGAGATCACACCGCCCAGACGGTGCGCGACGGTCTGATCAACACGATGCTGAAGCTACCTGAAGCCCTACGCGGTTCACTGACATGGGATCAAGGAATCGAAATGGCGTTACACAAGTCATTCAGCGCCGCTACAGACATGGACGTGTATTTCTGTGATCCCCACAGCCCTTGGCAACGTGGTTCGAACGAAAACACCAACGGGCTACTACGCCAGTATTTTCCAAAGAGTACAGACCTAAGTCAGTACGGTCCGGAAGATCTCGAACAAGTGGCGATACTACTCAACGGGCGCCCAAGAAAATCGCTCGACTGGAAAACTCCAGCCGAGCGATTACATGAATTACTATCAGAACCCTAG
- a CDS encoding methylenetetrahydrofolate reductase, whose protein sequence is MSTSATPPAKKLVDDFSLEMTGKDVEALEAAAHLIPQGTRINVTFLGNEDLDMRTNAAASVRRLGFDPVPHISARRISSESELTDFLQALKEAAAPTKVFAVGGDPETPMGPYEDSLSLIETGLFPQYGITEVNIAGYPEGTPVIADDVLWDHLQRKDRALKEQGLDGIILTQFSFDTDPVTQWISDVRNHGVDLTIRVGVPGPAGIKRLLNYAQRFGVASSAGIAKKYGLSLTNLLGTAGPDRFINDLASELTEASGDVKLHFYTFGGLSATAEWIQDFRR, encoded by the coding sequence ATGAGCACTTCCGCAACTCCCCCAGCAAAGAAGCTAGTTGACGATTTCTCACTTGAGATGACCGGCAAAGATGTCGAGGCACTCGAGGCCGCCGCGCACCTGATCCCCCAGGGAACGCGCATCAACGTCACGTTCCTTGGGAACGAAGATCTTGACATGCGCACGAACGCCGCGGCCTCCGTGCGCCGACTCGGCTTCGATCCAGTCCCCCACATTTCGGCTCGCCGCATCAGCTCCGAGTCAGAACTCACGGACTTCCTGCAGGCACTCAAAGAGGCTGCGGCTCCTACCAAGGTCTTCGCCGTTGGCGGCGACCCGGAAACTCCTATGGGACCCTACGAGGATTCGCTCTCGCTCATCGAGACCGGCCTCTTCCCGCAATACGGCATCACCGAGGTGAACATCGCAGGCTACCCCGAGGGCACCCCGGTTATCGCCGACGACGTCCTTTGGGATCACCTCCAGCGCAAGGACCGGGCACTCAAGGAGCAGGGCCTCGACGGCATCATCCTGACGCAGTTCAGCTTCGATACCGACCCGGTCACTCAGTGGATTTCCGACGTCCGCAACCACGGCGTGGACCTGACTATCCGCGTTGGCGTCCCGGGCCCCGCCGGCATCAAACGCCTCCTCAATTACGCGCAGCGCTTTGGCGTCGCATCGAGTGCAGGCATCGCCAAGAAGTACGGCCTCTCCCTCACCAACCTGCTGGGCACGGCCGGCCCAGACCGCTTCATCAACGACCTCGCGAGCGAGCTCACCGAGGCATCCGGCGACGTCAAGCTGCACTTTTACACTTTTGGCGGCCTCTCCGCGACCGCGGAATGGATCCAGGATTTCCGCCGCTAA
- a CDS encoding PadR family transcriptional regulator has product MSLRYALLAVLTARPKTGYDVSKGFHSSVGHVWHAPDSQVYPELRRMEEDGLLSSKDIPWGTRGKKKLYIVTEAGIKDFRTWLETPFDYSLTRDPLALKTAYMEWGDPQGLQTQLDDHIAFHNNLVDQWQATIAALESQTDEVLMDRLGASNKDEWALITGYKTLAYRGLVSRALAEVAWAEEAKEEAAKLEKKFGKKVSTRKATQPLRTADEIPEKV; this is encoded by the coding sequence ATGAGTCTTCGTTACGCATTGCTCGCCGTGCTAACGGCTCGACCCAAGACGGGATATGACGTCTCCAAGGGTTTCCATTCCTCCGTCGGCCACGTCTGGCACGCCCCGGATTCACAGGTGTATCCGGAACTTCGCCGCATGGAAGAAGACGGACTTTTGAGCTCGAAGGACATCCCTTGGGGCACGCGCGGCAAGAAGAAGCTGTATATCGTCACCGAAGCCGGTATCAAGGACTTCCGCACGTGGCTCGAGACCCCATTCGACTACTCGCTCACTCGCGATCCGCTTGCACTCAAGACGGCTTACATGGAGTGGGGAGACCCTCAGGGCCTCCAAACCCAGCTCGATGACCACATTGCCTTCCACAATAACCTCGTAGATCAGTGGCAGGCCACCATCGCCGCCCTTGAATCTCAGACTGACGAGGTGCTCATGGACCGCCTCGGCGCGAGCAACAAGGATGAATGGGCACTCATCACCGGATACAAGACGCTTGCCTACCGCGGCCTCGTATCGCGCGCCTTAGCTGAAGTCGCCTGGGCGGAGGAGGCAAAGGAAGAAGCCGCAAAGCTCGAGAAGAAGTTCGGCAAGAAAGTCTCCACGCGAAAAGCTACACAACCACTGCGCACGGCGGATGAGATTCCCGAAAAGGTCTAG
- the purU gene encoding formyltetrahydrofolate deformylase has translation MAVQGGAETNGEAPVETIVLTLSCPNTIGIVHAVTGFLVSHKCNISSSQQFDDEMTDRFFLRIQARCEKPITLSALQAAFKATAEAYDMEYTLVDADRPMNVLLMVSRFDHCLNDLLYRLRMGQLNINVPAIVSNWPDLKPIADAAGIPYIHIPVTKDTKPEAEAQLQKVIEDNDVELVVLARYMQVLSNEMTTKLAGKAINIHHSFLPGFKGAKPYHQAYDRGVKLVGATAHYVTADLDEGPIIEQQVFRVDHTHQPEDLVAAGRDAEAQALSRAVRWHSENRVMLNGHRTVVLQG, from the coding sequence ATTGCAGTGCAGGGTGGCGCCGAAACCAACGGCGAAGCACCTGTTGAGACCATTGTGCTGACGCTGAGCTGCCCCAACACCATCGGCATTGTGCACGCGGTGACTGGGTTCTTGGTTTCCCACAAGTGCAACATCAGCTCGTCTCAGCAGTTTGACGATGAAATGACTGATCGCTTCTTCTTGCGCATTCAGGCACGTTGCGAAAAGCCCATTACGCTCTCCGCTCTTCAGGCGGCTTTTAAGGCAACCGCCGAAGCGTACGACATGGAATACACGCTCGTTGACGCCGACCGTCCCATGAACGTTTTGCTCATGGTCTCCCGTTTTGATCACTGCCTCAACGACTTGCTCTACCGCTTGCGCATGGGCCAGCTCAACATCAATGTCCCAGCCATCGTTTCTAACTGGCCGGACCTCAAGCCGATCGCTGACGCTGCGGGTATTCCTTACATCCACATTCCTGTCACGAAGGACACCAAGCCTGAGGCCGAAGCGCAGCTTCAGAAGGTCATTGAAGACAATGACGTGGAGCTCGTAGTGCTTGCTCGCTACATGCAGGTGCTCAGCAACGAGATGACCACCAAGCTTGCTGGTAAGGCCATCAACATTCACCACTCGTTCTTGCCGGGCTTCAAGGGTGCCAAGCCGTACCACCAGGCATATGATCGCGGCGTGAAGCTCGTGGGCGCCACCGCACACTACGTGACGGCAGACCTCGACGAGGGCCCGATCATCGAACAGCAGGTCTTCCGCGTGGACCACACGCATCAGCCTGAAGACCTGGTTGCTGCCGGCCGCGACGCCGAAGCTCAGGCACTTTCCCGCGCAGTGCGTTGGCACTCCGAGAACCGTGTGATGCTCAACGGTCACCGCACCGTGGTGTTGCAGGGCTAG
- the glsA gene encoding glutaminase A, producing the protein MKSPIQQYLDALHEQLQANTEGTPYQGIPATAVADPQKFGICLATVDGVVYEAGDTDELFSIQSISKPFTYALALEDLGSEAVGQKIDVEPSGDAFNEISLQRGTGRPDNPMINAGAIAAVSLIKSRGPRSRFSRIQDFYSSFAGRDLELSSSVFNGERMTGFRNRALAQLLRSFEIIEDDPDGVVEDYFRQCSIMVNARDLALMAATLANGGVHPREHNQVVEPETVQNVLSVMTTCGMYDDAGSWTTSVGLPAKSGVGGGIIAVLPGQLGIAIYSPPLDAHGSSVRGVETCTRLARDMGLHFMRSGRPGRSSIRSHYTLRDSFSGVRRTTESVEVLEAHADKCVILELGGDLLFAETETVVRTITDEQEDMELLILDLRKVDDFGPVALRMMTQLVSNFEAEGKSICLIDPDGAVTSQLASECSMTIASFPGHPAAMEWAETHILERFAPELVSPQSVDVAATATLEPVSPEDVQKIEELLEDRRYEAGHVIRRIGQPFTGIQFIVSGRVSLTGRATDGSRFRQATLGPGMTFGEIALGASGQQQTTVTALETTKVRVLTHHALEDLEKDHPDTALRLWKAIARDAYTRVEQTMKDNAIRLRG; encoded by the coding sequence GTGAAGTCACCCATCCAGCAGTACCTTGACGCTCTTCACGAGCAGTTGCAGGCGAACACCGAGGGCACGCCCTACCAAGGGATCCCTGCAACTGCCGTCGCCGATCCACAGAAGTTTGGCATTTGCCTCGCGACCGTGGACGGCGTGGTTTACGAAGCTGGAGATACGGATGAGTTGTTCTCCATCCAATCCATCTCCAAGCCGTTTACCTACGCGTTGGCTCTGGAGGATCTCGGCTCTGAAGCCGTCGGCCAGAAGATCGATGTGGAGCCGTCCGGCGACGCGTTCAACGAGATTTCTTTGCAACGCGGGACCGGCCGGCCGGACAACCCCATGATCAACGCCGGTGCAATTGCAGCCGTCTCGCTCATCAAGTCTCGCGGGCCAAGATCTCGTTTCAGCCGTATTCAGGACTTCTACTCGTCATTCGCAGGGCGAGACCTTGAACTGTCCTCGTCCGTTTTCAACGGTGAACGCATGACGGGTTTCCGCAACCGCGCGCTCGCCCAGCTACTGCGCTCTTTCGAGATCATCGAGGATGATCCAGATGGCGTAGTTGAGGACTACTTCCGCCAATGCTCCATCATGGTCAACGCTCGAGATCTCGCCCTGATGGCGGCGACTTTGGCGAACGGCGGCGTACACCCGCGCGAGCACAATCAAGTGGTGGAACCGGAAACCGTGCAGAACGTCCTTTCCGTGATGACCACGTGTGGCATGTATGACGACGCCGGATCTTGGACAACCTCTGTGGGTTTGCCCGCGAAGTCCGGAGTGGGCGGCGGCATCATCGCGGTGCTGCCTGGCCAGTTGGGCATCGCTATCTACTCTCCCCCACTTGATGCTCACGGTTCGAGCGTTCGTGGCGTAGAAACCTGCACGCGACTGGCACGAGACATGGGCCTGCACTTCATGCGGTCGGGACGCCCGGGCCGCTCGAGCATCCGCTCGCACTACACGCTCCGGGATTCGTTCTCTGGCGTGCGTCGCACTACAGAGTCCGTCGAGGTACTCGAAGCCCACGCAGACAAGTGCGTCATCCTGGAGCTCGGTGGAGACTTGCTTTTCGCCGAAACGGAAACCGTGGTCCGCACCATCACGGACGAGCAAGAGGACATGGAGCTTCTGATCCTCGATCTGCGCAAGGTCGACGACTTTGGTCCTGTTGCTCTGCGCATGATGACCCAACTGGTCTCTAATTTCGAGGCCGAAGGGAAGTCGATCTGCCTCATCGATCCGGATGGCGCCGTCACTTCTCAGCTCGCGAGCGAATGCAGCATGACCATCGCGTCCTTCCCGGGTCATCCGGCGGCCATGGAATGGGCAGAGACGCACATCCTGGAACGCTTCGCCCCCGAGCTCGTCTCACCTCAGAGCGTTGACGTTGCTGCCACCGCAACCCTCGAACCAGTCAGCCCCGAAGACGTGCAGAAGATTGAGGAGCTCCTTGAAGACCGCAGGTACGAAGCCGGGCACGTCATCCGGCGTATCGGCCAGCCATTCACCGGAATTCAGTTCATCGTCTCGGGACGGGTCTCCTTGACCGGCCGCGCGACCGATGGCAGCCGATTCCGCCAAGCCACTTTGGGCCCCGGAATGACGTTTGGCGAGATTGCACTGGGCGCCTCCGGCCAACAGCAGACCACGGTCACGGCCCTAGAGACCACCAAGGTTCGAGTACTCACCCACCACGCCCTCGAAGACCTCGAGAAAGACCATCCAGACACTGCATTGCGACTGTGGAAGGCCATTGCCCGCGACGCCTACACCCGCGTTGAGCAGACCATGAAGGACAACGCCATCAGGCTACGCGGATGA